A window of the Isosphaera pallida ATCC 43644 genome harbors these coding sequences:
- the gcvH gene encoding glycine cleavage system protein GcvH, with the protein MDPETLRFTETDEWVGRDGEIAVVGITQYAVEQLSDLLQIELPKVGTKLKAGQPFGEIESVKSVNDLNAPVSGEVVEVNPAVVADASAITSGPYTTGWLLKVRLDDPSEIDRLLDHAGYQAKIAAADH; encoded by the coding sequence ATGGACCCCGAAACCCTCCGCTTCACCGAAACCGACGAATGGGTGGGCCGCGACGGCGAGATCGCCGTGGTGGGGATCACCCAATACGCCGTCGAACAACTCTCGGACCTGCTTCAGATCGAACTGCCCAAAGTTGGGACCAAACTCAAAGCCGGTCAACCCTTTGGCGAGATCGAAAGCGTCAAGAGCGTCAACGACCTAAACGCGCCGGTCTCCGGAGAAGTCGTCGAGGTCAACCCCGCCGTGGTTGCCGACGCCAGCGCCATTACGTCAGGACCGTACACCACGGGTTGGCTGCTCAAGGTTCGGCTCGACGACCCCTCCGAGATCGACCGGTTGCTCGACCACGCCGGTTACCAGGCCAAAATCGCCGCCGCCGACCATTGA
- the gcvPA gene encoding aminomethyl-transferring glycine dehydrogenase subunit GcvPA — MPFLPQTDDDREVMLKTIGVASADELFDVIPDSVRLRRPLNLPPALGEVELTQLLNELAALNQGVDHRPCFLGGGAYDHFVPAAVDTLASRGEFFTAYTPYQAEASQGTLQAIFEYQTLMAELTGMEISNASLYDGPSAAAEAALMALAVTGREGKIIAVGTVHPEIRQTLETFLINLPARLEVVPFDPSTGRIHPETLEQAIDETTAAVVFQQPNIFGGLEPIADLIAIARAKGALAIVSVDPISLGLLKKPGDYGADIVVGEGQGLGNHLNFGGPLLGILTCREAFVRKMPGRIVGQTTDHHGKRCWVLTLQTREQHIRREKATSNICTNQGLLALRSSIYLALLGPRGLRQVAEVSTRRAHLAAEKLTAIPGLSLAFPDLPFFKEFVLKVDPATGKTARQVLDLVNAQGFHGGLALDRWFPEMTDALMVAVTEKRTSAEIDRLARAYASALA; from the coding sequence ATGCCGTTCCTACCCCAGACCGACGACGACCGCGAGGTGATGCTCAAGACCATCGGCGTCGCCTCCGCGGACGAACTTTTCGACGTGATCCCCGACTCGGTGCGGTTGCGACGCCCTCTGAACCTGCCGCCGGCCCTAGGCGAAGTGGAGTTGACCCAGCTCCTCAACGAACTCGCCGCGCTCAACCAAGGCGTCGATCATCGTCCCTGCTTTCTGGGCGGCGGAGCCTACGACCATTTCGTCCCCGCCGCCGTGGATACGCTGGCCTCCCGGGGCGAATTCTTCACCGCCTACACCCCCTATCAGGCCGAGGCCAGCCAGGGCACCCTTCAGGCGATCTTCGAATATCAAACCCTCATGGCTGAACTGACCGGCATGGAGATTTCCAACGCGAGTCTCTACGACGGTCCCAGCGCCGCCGCCGAAGCGGCCCTCATGGCGTTGGCGGTCACCGGCCGCGAGGGCAAGATCATCGCGGTAGGCACCGTTCACCCCGAGATTCGCCAAACCCTCGAAACCTTCCTCATCAACCTGCCGGCCCGCCTCGAGGTCGTTCCCTTCGACCCCTCTACCGGGCGAATCCACCCTGAAACGCTCGAGCAGGCGATCGACGAGACGACCGCGGCAGTCGTGTTCCAACAGCCCAACATCTTCGGCGGTCTGGAGCCAATCGCCGACCTCATAGCGATCGCTCGCGCCAAGGGGGCTTTGGCAATCGTCTCGGTCGATCCGATCAGCCTGGGGTTGCTCAAGAAGCCGGGCGACTACGGAGCCGACATTGTAGTGGGCGAGGGTCAGGGACTGGGCAACCACCTCAACTTCGGCGGTCCGCTGTTGGGCATTCTGACCTGCCGCGAGGCGTTCGTCCGCAAGATGCCCGGCCGGATCGTCGGTCAGACCACCGACCACCACGGCAAGCGTTGCTGGGTGTTGACCCTCCAGACCCGTGAACAACACATTCGCCGTGAAAAAGCGACCTCGAACATTTGCACCAATCAAGGTTTATTGGCACTTCGCTCCAGCATATATCTGGCGTTGTTAGGTCCACGCGGTCTGCGCCAGGTGGCCGAGGTTTCGACCCGCCGGGCCCATCTGGCCGCCGAGAAGCTGACGGCGATTCCCGGCCTGAGTTTAGCGTTCCCCGACCTGCCATTCTTCAAGGAATTCGTTCTCAAGGTCGATCCGGCCACCGGTAAGACCGCTCGCCAGGTGCTGGATCTGGTCAACGCCCAGGGCTTCCACGGCGGCCTGGCGCTCGATCGCTGGTTCCCCGAGATGACCGACGCCCTCATGGTGGCCGTCACCGAAAAGCGCACCTCTGCTGAAATCGACCGCCTGGCCCGAGCCTACGCTTCAGCCCTGGCCTGA
- a CDS encoding FkbM family methyltransferase, which produces MKAIIKLILRRLGYDLVRYQAFPSVSWNPLPLLIGEWATRQPNLQLVQIGANDGGPTDPLRHAILKHQITSLLIEPLPDIFERLNQNYAGVDHVRLAQYAVGPTDGTLILWRVKPDSNLPSWTRELASFDRNHFAKFPIPNWRDQIEPIEVPMTSPTTLITRHELNSIDCLVIDTEGFDAKIVHAFLDSAIRPLLLVYEFFHVPIAERISLRRRLFDLGYLTLDVGRDTQAVHPSLAELIL; this is translated from the coding sequence ATGAAAGCCATCATTAAGTTGATCCTACGTCGTCTTGGTTATGACCTTGTTCGATATCAAGCATTCCCTTCTGTTTCATGGAATCCCTTACCCCTGCTCATCGGCGAGTGGGCCACGCGGCAGCCAAATCTGCAACTTGTCCAAATCGGTGCGAACGACGGCGGACCAACCGACCCCCTTAGACACGCTATTCTCAAACATCAAATTACCTCACTCTTGATCGAACCTCTTCCTGACATTTTTGAACGCCTGAACCAAAACTACGCTGGAGTGGATCATGTTCGGCTCGCTCAGTACGCGGTTGGCCCGACCGATGGAACGTTGATCCTTTGGCGAGTCAAACCTGACTCCAACTTGCCGTCATGGACTCGAGAACTCGCCAGCTTTGATCGGAACCATTTCGCTAAATTCCCAATCCCCAATTGGCGCGACCAAATCGAACCCATCGAAGTGCCCATGACGAGCCCAACCACCCTCATCACTCGTCACGAGCTTAATTCAATTGACTGCCTTGTGATCGATACAGAAGGGTTCGACGCTAAAATCGTCCACGCTTTTCTTGATTCTGCAATTCGACCGCTTTTACTAGTCTATGAATTCTTTCATGTTCCTATTGCCGAGCGTATTTCTCTCAGACGTCGATTGTTCGATCTCGGCTATCTCACCCTTGACGTGGGACGGGATACCCAGGCGGTTCATCCAAGTCTTGCCGAGTTGATCCTCTAA
- a CDS encoding cyanophycinase codes for MLAFALALIIVPGFGFASASVDDPQEEIAFTSADWIDPKGISGALVIVGGGEMPPEIRRTFVDLAGGAKARIVVIPTASQAAETDPEASWTEGWTKLDPAPESVRVLHTRDRQRADDPAFVEPLRQATAVWFSGGDQNRIAQAYLDTAVEREIHAVLKRGGVVGGTSAGAAIQTRVMIGGGNPIPEIVRGFDLLPDAITDQHFLKRHRQSRLERAVADHPGRFGVGIDEATALVVRGRSLNVVGRSSVTIVLGAGAETTTRKDQMARHDTVELEPPTPPFDRVVRVFTLQPGESADLTALRRAARDRARPPVVFGTPRLESGSLLIVGGGRVTPDMARVFVEKAGGPDALIICLQTALPDPLPNRSPDEAFFRRAGARRVVTLNQRTPEELNTTEVRDALSQAGGVWFGGGRQWRFVDAYEGTPVVGWFHDVLKRGGIIGGSSAGASIQAEFLVRGHPLGNEEMMAEGYQRGFGFLPGVAIDQHFAQRNRFADLRAVVRRHPGLLGIGIDESTAILVEGSTARVLGEGSVHLDFRPDNPALEPDRSVPANESFDLTQPHVHVNSVDLP; via the coding sequence ATGCTCGCATTTGCATTAGCACTCATCATCGTACCGGGATTTGGATTTGCAAGCGCGTCGGTGGACGATCCCCAAGAGGAGATCGCGTTCACCTCTGCCGATTGGATCGACCCCAAGGGGATTTCCGGCGCGTTGGTCATCGTGGGCGGGGGAGAAATGCCTCCGGAGATACGCCGAACGTTCGTCGATCTGGCCGGCGGCGCGAAGGCGCGGATCGTGGTTATCCCCACCGCCTCGCAAGCGGCCGAAACCGACCCCGAAGCCTCCTGGACCGAAGGTTGGACCAAGCTCGATCCCGCTCCCGAGTCGGTGAGAGTGCTGCACACCCGCGACCGCCAACGGGCCGACGACCCCGCGTTCGTCGAACCGCTCAGGCAGGCTACCGCCGTCTGGTTCTCTGGAGGAGACCAAAACCGGATCGCGCAGGCGTATCTAGACACCGCCGTGGAACGCGAGATTCACGCCGTTCTCAAACGGGGCGGCGTGGTGGGTGGCACCTCCGCCGGCGCAGCAATCCAAACCCGGGTGATGATCGGCGGCGGCAACCCGATCCCTGAAATCGTCCGCGGATTCGACCTGCTGCCAGACGCGATCACTGATCAACACTTCCTCAAACGCCATCGCCAATCCCGCTTGGAGCGGGCCGTCGCCGACCATCCCGGACGCTTCGGCGTCGGCATCGACGAAGCCACCGCGTTGGTGGTCCGAGGGCGGTCTCTCAACGTGGTGGGTCGTTCCAGTGTCACGATTGTCCTAGGCGCAGGTGCCGAGACCACCACCCGAAAAGACCAAATGGCACGCCACGACACGGTTGAGCTGGAACCTCCCACTCCGCCGTTTGATCGCGTGGTGCGCGTCTTCACCCTGCAACCCGGCGAGTCGGCCGATCTGACGGCGTTGCGCCGCGCGGCGCGGGATCGGGCGCGTCCCCCAGTCGTCTTTGGAACCCCTCGCCTGGAATCGGGTTCGCTCTTGATCGTAGGCGGAGGGCGCGTCACTCCCGACATGGCGCGCGTGTTCGTCGAGAAAGCCGGTGGACCTGACGCCTTGATCATTTGTCTGCAAACCGCCTTGCCCGACCCCTTGCCCAACCGCTCACCAGACGAGGCGTTTTTCCGTCGCGCCGGGGCGCGTCGGGTGGTGACGCTCAACCAACGCACGCCCGAGGAGTTGAACACGACCGAAGTTCGTGACGCCTTGTCTCAGGCTGGCGGCGTCTGGTTCGGCGGTGGACGGCAATGGCGGTTCGTGGACGCCTACGAAGGAACCCCCGTCGTTGGTTGGTTTCACGATGTTCTCAAGCGTGGTGGCATCATTGGCGGCTCCTCGGCGGGCGCGTCGATCCAGGCAGAGTTCCTGGTGCGGGGCCACCCATTGGGCAACGAGGAAATGATGGCCGAAGGCTACCAACGCGGTTTTGGCTTCCTACCCGGCGTCGCTATTGATCAGCACTTTGCTCAACGGAATCGGTTCGCCGACCTTCGCGCCGTTGTCCGCCGCCACCCCGGACTGCTCGGGATTGGCATCGACGAATCCACCGCCATTCTCGTGGAAGGATCCACCGCCCGCGTGTTGGGTGAAGGTTCGGTTCACCTCGACTTCCGCCCCGACAACCCCGCCCTAGAACCCGACCGCTCCGTGCCCGCCAACGAATCGTTCGACCTCACCCAACCTCACGTTCACGTCAATTCGGTTGATCTTCCATGA
- the serS gene encoding serine--tRNA ligase, whose amino-acid sequence MLDLKYVIAHADEVKANCRNRCVAQDIIDEVDQIVRLDAERRELTQAVEEVRRRQNEIAQATSKEKNPDARARLVAEGRALKDSIADREASLKALEDDLKRRLARIPNRTHPDAPIGRTEEDSRELRRVGSIPTFTFPPKDHVELGKALDLIDFESAAKVSGHGFYFLKNDAVLLDLALQRFAIDLLIRKGYTPVVTPDLARNAILEGIGFAPRGPETQVYSIEDTDLSLVGTAEITLGGLHADDLLDEADLPIRYVGLSHCFRTEAGAAGRASKGLYRVHQFTKVEMFVFSTPETSDALHKELLAIEEEIFQALGIPYRVLDICTGDLGGPAARKFDLEAWMPGRGEGGEYGEITSTSDCWDYQSRRLNVRYRPIDKNQKPRFVHTLNGTAIAISRALIALMENHQTAHGAIVIPEPLRPYVGKDVIGPPA is encoded by the coding sequence ATGCTTGACCTCAAATATGTCATTGCTCACGCTGACGAAGTCAAAGCCAACTGCCGCAACCGCTGCGTCGCCCAGGACATCATCGACGAGGTGGACCAGATCGTCCGCCTCGACGCCGAGCGCCGCGAACTCACTCAGGCGGTGGAGGAAGTCCGTCGTCGCCAAAACGAGATCGCCCAGGCCACATCCAAAGAGAAGAATCCCGACGCCCGCGCCCGACTCGTCGCCGAGGGACGCGCGCTCAAGGATTCGATCGCCGACCGCGAAGCCTCGCTCAAAGCCCTGGAGGACGATCTCAAACGCCGCCTCGCCCGCATTCCTAACCGCACCCACCCTGACGCCCCTATTGGCCGCACTGAAGAGGACAGCCGAGAATTGCGCCGGGTCGGCTCGATTCCCACCTTCACCTTCCCGCCTAAGGATCACGTCGAACTCGGCAAAGCGCTCGATCTGATCGACTTCGAATCAGCCGCGAAGGTCTCCGGCCACGGCTTCTACTTCCTCAAAAACGACGCGGTTCTACTCGACCTGGCGCTCCAACGGTTTGCGATCGATCTGCTGATCCGCAAAGGCTACACTCCCGTCGTTACCCCCGACCTGGCCCGCAACGCCATCCTTGAGGGGATCGGCTTTGCTCCCCGCGGGCCCGAGACCCAGGTTTACTCGATCGAGGACACCGACCTCTCGCTGGTCGGCACCGCCGAAATCACCCTGGGCGGACTCCACGCCGACGACTTGCTCGACGAAGCCGACCTGCCAATCCGCTACGTGGGCCTCTCCCATTGCTTTCGCACCGAAGCCGGCGCGGCGGGACGCGCGTCCAAAGGACTTTATCGCGTCCACCAGTTTACGAAAGTTGAAATGTTCGTCTTCTCGACCCCTGAAACCTCTGACGCGCTGCACAAGGAACTGCTCGCCATCGAGGAGGAGATCTTCCAGGCGTTGGGTATCCCCTATCGGGTTTTGGACATCTGCACCGGCGACCTGGGCGGCCCAGCAGCCCGCAAGTTTGACCTTGAAGCCTGGATGCCCGGGCGCGGCGAGGGGGGCGAGTACGGCGAAATCACCAGCACCTCCGACTGCTGGGACTACCAGTCGCGCCGTTTGAATGTCCGCTACCGACCCATCGACAAAAACCAGAAACCCCGGTTCGTCCACACCCTCAACGGCACTGCCATCGCTATCAGCCGCGCCTTGATCGCCCTGATGGAGAACCACCAGACCGCCCACGGCGCAATTGTGATTCCTGAACCGCTTCGCCCTTACGTAGGCAAAGACGTGATTGGACCACCGGCGTGA
- a CDS encoding dipeptidase, producing MQTTATMTGHPLEMVLDHIDAHRDTYRDELFELLRIPSVSAQPNHAPDIRRAAEFVRANLEATGVAVQLVETAGHPLVYGEWLGAPGQPTLLIYGHYDVQPPDPLDQWLSPPFEPTLRDGNIYCRGATDDKGQMFTHLKAVDAWMKSVGKLPINVKFLIEGEEEVGGANLERYVAENTAKLACDYAVISDTSQYAPGLPALTYGLRGLAYFELRVRGPRQDLHSGIYGGAITNPANALVQMLAGLRDDQGRITIPGFYDDVRPLEDWERAEYAQLPFDENAFRDAIGVPSLAGEAGYTTTERRWARPTFDINGLFGGYQLPGPKTIIPAEAGAKFSFRLVPDQDPEAITPRLRARLAELAPPGVVWELLVHSGGKACRVDPRTPGFQAASRAIERAFGIKPVLIREGGSIPVVGLIKDHLKVDTLLMGWGQNDDNLHSPNEKFALADFERGIRASACLLAELATS from the coding sequence ATGCAAACCACCGCCACCATGACTGGACACCCGCTCGAGATGGTCCTCGACCATATCGACGCCCACCGGGACACCTACCGGGACGAGTTGTTCGAACTCCTGCGGATTCCCAGCGTGTCGGCTCAGCCCAACCATGCGCCCGACATCAGGCGGGCCGCCGAATTCGTCCGAGCCAACCTCGAAGCAACCGGTGTCGCGGTTCAGCTCGTCGAAACCGCCGGACACCCGTTGGTCTACGGCGAGTGGCTCGGAGCCCCCGGTCAACCCACGCTGCTCATCTACGGCCATTACGACGTTCAACCACCCGACCCACTCGACCAGTGGCTCTCCCCTCCCTTCGAGCCCACACTGCGCGACGGCAATATCTATTGTCGAGGAGCCACTGACGATAAGGGCCAAATGTTCACCCATCTCAAAGCGGTGGACGCCTGGATGAAGTCGGTGGGCAAGCTGCCGATCAACGTCAAGTTTTTGATCGAAGGCGAGGAAGAGGTGGGCGGAGCCAACCTGGAACGTTATGTGGCTGAGAACACCGCCAAGCTCGCCTGCGACTATGCGGTGATTTCCGACACTAGCCAATACGCCCCCGGCCTGCCCGCGTTGACTTATGGCCTGCGGGGCCTTGCCTACTTTGAATTGAGGGTGCGCGGGCCTCGTCAAGACCTGCACTCGGGCATCTACGGGGGCGCAATCACCAACCCGGCCAACGCCCTGGTCCAAATGCTCGCCGGGTTACGCGACGATCAGGGACGCATCACTATCCCCGGGTTTTACGACGACGTGCGGCCCCTGGAGGATTGGGAACGCGCTGAATACGCCCAGCTGCCATTCGACGAGAACGCCTTCCGCGATGCGATCGGCGTACCCAGCTTGGCCGGCGAAGCCGGATACACCACCACCGAGCGTCGCTGGGCCCGGCCTACCTTCGACATCAACGGCTTGTTCGGCGGCTATCAACTGCCCGGCCCCAAAACGATCATCCCCGCCGAGGCCGGGGCCAAATTCAGCTTCCGCCTGGTCCCCGATCAAGACCCCGAGGCGATCACCCCCCGGCTCCGCGCCCGTCTGGCCGAACTCGCCCCGCCGGGCGTCGTCTGGGAACTCCTCGTCCACTCCGGCGGCAAAGCCTGTCGGGTGGATCCCCGAACCCCTGGCTTTCAAGCCGCCTCGCGCGCCATTGAACGGGCCTTCGGCATCAAGCCAGTCCTGATCCGCGAGGGGGGGTCGATCCCCGTGGTCGGTCTCATCAAGGATCACCTCAAGGTGGACACCCTCTTGATGGGTTGGGGCCAAAACGACGACAACCTCCACTCCCCCAACGAAAAGTTCGCCCTGGCCGACTTCGAGCGCGGTATCCGCGCCTCGGCCTGCCTCCTGGCCGAACTTGCCACTTCTTGA
- a CDS encoding PfkB family carbohydrate kinase encodes MAGGYGLMEPRIWVFGPAYLDRAAFVDRPLLESGLLDRSANGAWTNEVEPERLILEPSDGALVIELPADWPGPFGTVRLDDALGLNGKTRVVKAQSWRDDLGGMGAGLARALGGRLVCALGSERDPVSRRVLELLTTHHIEADPIRVEDRTADWSLVISSGRHGDKLAVGFRGCHTAVETWGERANVEADVVVAASLTNGLASEALNVANAGLRVFAPARRNVLDRDPTIPEFARSIDVLCCNIGEWSLIPESDRRILLKLVPLVSVTSGPQGAHLYPAGQEPLFVPLFPRSHEPLDTNHAGETYAATLVLGLLKEGWHPRQGPTDRAMLERVARRASAAAALVLDLTMFAFPTSEMIDEALARGIV; translated from the coding sequence ATGGCTGGCGGGTATGGCTTGATGGAGCCTCGAATTTGGGTCTTTGGTCCGGCCTACTTGGATCGGGCCGCGTTCGTGGATCGTCCCTTGTTGGAGTCCGGTCTTCTGGATCGCTCGGCCAACGGCGCGTGGACCAACGAGGTCGAGCCGGAACGCTTGATCCTGGAACCCAGCGACGGCGCGTTGGTGATTGAGTTGCCTGCCGACTGGCCCGGCCCCTTCGGCACGGTTCGTCTGGACGACGCGCTGGGGTTGAACGGCAAAACCCGCGTGGTCAAGGCCCAATCGTGGCGAGACGACCTGGGTGGCATGGGGGCCGGACTCGCCCGCGCGTTGGGCGGGCGTCTGGTCTGCGCTTTGGGGAGTGAACGCGATCCGGTCAGTCGTCGGGTGTTGGAACTGTTGACAACCCATCACATCGAGGCTGACCCTATCCGGGTCGAGGACCGTACCGCCGATTGGTCGCTGGTCATTTCCAGCGGTCGGCACGGCGACAAGCTGGCGGTGGGGTTCCGGGGGTGCCACACCGCGGTTGAAACCTGGGGCGAGCGGGCCAACGTCGAGGCCGACGTGGTGGTGGCCGCCTCGCTGACCAACGGGTTGGCTTCCGAAGCGCTCAATGTCGCTAACGCCGGTCTGCGGGTCTTTGCCCCAGCCCGTCGCAACGTGTTGGATCGCGACCCGACGATTCCCGAGTTCGCCCGTTCGATCGACGTGTTATGCTGCAACATCGGTGAATGGAGTCTGATCCCCGAATCCGACCGGCGGATCCTGCTCAAACTGGTGCCTTTGGTGTCGGTGACCTCCGGCCCCCAGGGGGCGCATCTCTACCCGGCGGGTCAAGAGCCGTTATTCGTACCGCTGTTCCCGCGGAGCCACGAGCCTCTGGACACCAACCACGCCGGGGAAACCTACGCGGCAACCCTCGTGTTGGGGTTGCTCAAGGAAGGTTGGCATCCTCGACAAGGCCCAACCGACCGCGCCATGTTGGAGCGGGTCGCCCGTCGCGCCTCGGCGGCCGCCGCCCTGGTGCTGGATTTGACGATGTTCGCCTTCCCAACCAGCGAGATGATCGACGAGGCGTTGGCGCGAGGGATCGTCTAA
- the priA gene encoding replication restart helicase PriA, producing the protein MGVEGGDLGGLFPGWRGSRTSSHRRAGCPPRRPTPVSDSRHVKDPTVGRKEDHEEPSEVEGPAFAGVVFNRPLDTVFTYRVPTRLRGRLQPGHRVKAPLGRGNAAAIGYVVSTAEETHLDARRLKEIIELVDDVPLIDTTMLDLTRWMAGYYLCSWGQALDAVVPAGVKKQAGTRLRSLLTLTETGRALAERLQVREALANDQPPPTHRPRRRGSGPSTSIIDTSSSHQTTSEDPLLKVTPKQAAALLTLAGSNEPLSLVDLCRLAECGASAIAALKKSGYLAVVMRRGDTLGPSSEGDKVVVPPPSPDPPANPVSRPLLTPEQTATLEAMAPRLESGGFATFLLHGVTGSGKTEVYLSAIERVVARGREAIVLVPEISLTPQTIRRFRRRFDRVAVLHSHLGDAERHRHWRDIASGAIQVVVGARSAIFAPTRKLGLIVIDEEHETTFKQETVPRYHARDVAVKRGQLEGVPVILGSATPSLESWRNAQLGRYTYLEMSNRVESRPLPPVTIIDMRHEKPEPGRAPGGLSAPLRDAMRRALNDDGQVILLLNRRGFHTYIHCPRCGFVLKCDSCDVALTHHKTRGKVVCHTCDAERDPPPICPECQGGRLSYMGIGTERLEREVKAEFGDRVVRRMDSDTMRSSASYEQVLNSFKEGKIDILLGTQMIAKGLDFPNVTLVGVINADTALHLPDFRARERTFQLVAQVAGRTGRGQREGRVLVQTYSPDDPAIVHASMHDYVHFVEQELPERSIRGYPPYGRIVRLVARGPEEQVVRGFLEQVLEAIRRRAVPGVASMGPAPAPVAKIRDLYRYHAQLRADTAKPLHEALRWVVGEITPPSGVELAIDVDPVSML; encoded by the coding sequence ATGGGGGTAGAAGGCGGCGACTTGGGCGGCTTGTTCCCGGGATGGCGCGGGTCAAGAACATCTTCCCACCGCCGCGCTGGTTGTCCACCCCGCCGACCCACCCCCGTGTCCGACTCCCGCCACGTGAAGGATCCAACGGTAGGCCGCAAGGAGGACCACGAGGAGCCGAGCGAGGTTGAAGGGCCGGCATTCGCGGGCGTGGTTTTCAACCGGCCGCTTGACACCGTGTTTACCTACCGAGTGCCGACACGGCTGAGGGGACGGCTCCAGCCTGGTCATCGAGTCAAGGCCCCCCTGGGCCGCGGCAATGCTGCCGCGATCGGCTATGTGGTCTCAACCGCCGAGGAAACCCATCTCGACGCCCGCCGGCTCAAAGAAATCATCGAGCTTGTCGATGATGTGCCGTTGATCGACACCACCATGTTGGATTTGACCCGCTGGATGGCGGGCTATTACCTGTGTTCCTGGGGTCAGGCGCTTGACGCGGTGGTGCCCGCGGGCGTCAAGAAACAGGCGGGCACACGCCTCCGTTCGCTGTTGACGTTGACCGAAACCGGACGCGCCCTGGCAGAACGTCTTCAAGTCCGCGAGGCGTTGGCCAACGACCAACCGCCCCCGACGCACCGGCCCCGTCGTCGCGGCTCGGGACCCTCTACATCTATCATCGACACGTCTTCTTCTCATCAGACCACTTCGGAGGATCCGCTCCTCAAGGTGACGCCCAAGCAGGCGGCCGCCTTGCTGACCCTGGCTGGATCCAACGAGCCGCTGTCGCTGGTCGATCTCTGCCGTTTGGCCGAGTGCGGAGCCTCGGCGATCGCCGCTTTAAAGAAGTCGGGATATCTCGCGGTGGTCATGCGTCGCGGCGACACGCTTGGACCATCCTCTGAGGGCGATAAGGTGGTCGTTCCGCCACCTTCCCCAGATCCCCCCGCCAACCCGGTCTCCCGACCACTCCTGACCCCTGAACAAACCGCCACCCTGGAAGCGATGGCTCCTCGTCTGGAGTCGGGCGGCTTCGCCACCTTCTTGCTCCACGGCGTCACCGGCAGCGGTAAAACCGAGGTGTACCTCAGCGCCATCGAACGAGTCGTGGCTCGGGGCCGCGAAGCGATCGTGCTGGTGCCCGAAATCAGTCTCACCCCCCAAACCATCCGCCGGTTCCGTCGTCGCTTCGACAGAGTGGCGGTGCTTCACTCCCACTTAGGCGATGCTGAACGCCACCGCCACTGGCGCGACATCGCCTCCGGTGCGATTCAAGTGGTGGTCGGCGCGCGGTCGGCTATCTTCGCCCCCACCCGCAAACTCGGACTCATCGTCATCGACGAGGAACACGAAACCACCTTCAAGCAGGAAACCGTCCCGCGGTACCACGCCCGCGACGTGGCGGTGAAACGCGGTCAGCTGGAAGGCGTGCCGGTCATTTTGGGTTCGGCGACTCCGTCGTTGGAATCCTGGCGCAACGCCCAACTCGGCCGGTATACCTATCTCGAAATGTCCAACCGCGTCGAATCCCGCCCTCTGCCTCCAGTGACGATCATCGACATGAGGCACGAGAAGCCCGAGCCGGGCCGCGCCCCCGGCGGCCTAAGCGCACCGCTCCGCGACGCCATGCGCCGCGCCCTGAACGACGACGGCCAGGTCATCTTGCTTCTAAATCGGAGAGGTTTTCATACATATATCCACTGTCCGCGTTGCGGGTTCGTTCTCAAGTGCGACTCATGCGACGTGGCGCTCACTCACCATAAGACGCGCGGCAAGGTGGTTTGCCACACCTGCGACGCTGAACGCGATCCGCCGCCAATTTGTCCCGAGTGCCAAGGCGGACGACTCAGCTACATGGGTATCGGTACCGAACGGCTCGAGCGCGAGGTCAAAGCCGAGTTCGGCGACCGCGTCGTGCGGCGGATGGACTCTGACACCATGCGGTCCAGCGCTTCCTATGAGCAGGTGTTGAACTCGTTCAAAGAAGGAAAAATCGACATCCTCCTAGGCACTCAAATGATCGCCAAGGGTTTGGACTTCCCCAACGTGACGTTAGTGGGGGTCATCAACGCCGACACCGCGTTGCACCTGCCCGACTTCCGCGCTCGCGAACGAACCTTCCAATTGGTGGCGCAAGTGGCTGGTCGCACCGGCCGGGGCCAACGCGAGGGCCGGGTGTTAGTGCAAACCTACTCGCCCGATGATCCGGCGATCGTTCATGCGTCGATGCATGATTATGTTCACTTTGTCGAGCAGGAGTTGCCCGAACGGTCGATCCGAGGCTATCCGCCCTACGGGCGGATTGTCCGCTTGGTGGCCAGGGGTCCTGAGGAACAGGTGGTGAGGGGGTTTTTGGAACAGGTGTTAGAGGCGATTCGCCGCCGCGCGGTGCCGGGGGTCGCTTCGATGGGACCGGCCCCCGCACCGGTGGCTAAAATTCGGGATCTGTACCGTTATCATGCGCAACTCCGCGCCGACACCGCCAAGCCTCTGCATGAGGCGCTGCGTTGGGTCGTTGGTGAAATTACCCCCCCTTCCGGTGTCGAACTGGCGATTGATGTCGATCCGGTCTCCATGTTATAA